CGGGGATAAACGCCGACGCCAGGGCAAAATAGATCAGCAAGCTGGTGGCGTCTACAATGGTACTGATGAAGGGAGAGGCCATCACAGCCGGGTCCAGGCCCACCTTTTCCGCCAGCAGGGGCAGGGCGCAGCCCACACATTTGGCGAAGATAACCACGAACAAAATCGTCAGGCACACCACTGTGCAGACGGTGATGGTCACGGCGTCATTACCCAAAAGCATACGGTCCACCAGCAGCATTTTCACAAAATTGGCCGACGCCAGACATACGCCGCACAAAAACGACACCCGCAGCTCCTTCCACAGCACCTGCAGCAGGTCGGAGAAGTCCACCTCGTCCAGGCTCAGGGCGCGGATCACCGCCACGCTGGCCTGGGTGCCGGAGTTACCGCCGGTGCCGGAGAGCATAGGGATATAGGCGTTGAGCACCAGGCAGGCCGCCAGCTTGCTCTCGTAATGGTTGAGAATGAGGCCGGTGAAGGTGGCCGAGAGCATCAGCACCATCAGCCAGGGGATACGGGCCTTCCAGGTGGAGTAAATGGAGGTTTTCAGATACGGCTTGTCCGAGGGCAGCATAGCCGCCATCTTCTCGAAGTCCTCTGTGGTCTCCTCTTCCATAACATCCATGGCATCGTCTACGGTAACGATACCGATGAGGCGGTTTTCCTGGTCCACCACAGGCATGGCAAGATAGTCGTACTTGCTCATGGCCTGGGCCACATCTTCCTTGTCGTCCAGGGTGGTGACGGAGACCACATTGGGGTCCATGATCTCCTCAATGCGGTCATCCTCGTCGGCCAGAAGCAGGTCCCGGACAGACAGCACGCCCTGCAGGTGGCGGGTGGGATCGGTGACATACAGGATGTTGATGGTCTCCAGCTCGCCGCCGATACGGCGAATGCGCTTGAAGGCGTCCGCCACGGTCATATCCTTTTTCAGACTCAGGTACTCCACATTCATAATGGAGCCGGCGGAGTCCTCGGGATACTGCAGCATTTCGTTGATGGACTTGCGCATTTCCGGGGTGGCCTTATCCAGAATACGGATGACAACGCTGGCGGGCATCTCCTCCACAATGTCCACGGCATCGTCCAGGTACAGCTCGTCCAGCACTTCCTTCAGCTCCGTGTTGGAGAAGCCGTTGATGAGCATTTCCTGGCTGTCGGACTCCAGCTCCACGAACACCTCTGCCGCCAGCTCCTTGGGCAGCAGCCGGTACAGCAGGGGCATGAACTCCTCACCGGCTTCCTCCAAAAGCATGGCGATGTCCGGCGGCTCCAAGGGGAGGAGCAGGTCTCGGACGGCGGCGTATTGCTTTCGTCGCAGCATGTCCTTAATTTCATCCAAATAGCGGTCCAATTCTTCTTCGCGGTCGAACATGGTTAGCTCCTCCTTTTCTGCAAAAAATAAAAGCCGCAGCCGGGCTCCGGGTGAGGCGGGCCGCTGCGGAAAAGTGCGCCATACAGAGTGTGACGCGGGCTATTGTCCACCGTAACAAGCTTTAGCATCGCGGGGCAATGAAACTGCATTAGATGATACCTTGGTTTCGATATCGCCTGTTCAAACCATCTTATGGTGTCTCCACCACTTCGCGGCAGCAGTCCGTATCCCTGCGGTAGCCTTACCTACCGGAATATTATAACTGGCGAAAAAACTTCGTTTTTTCTGCCAAAAGGCATGCAGCCTGCTGCGCGCATAATTTTTACGCAGAGCGCAAAAATTCCACACTTGCAGTCTGAGAGGTATTTTTCCCCACGCGCATGTCGCGGTGAAAAATGATCTCAATTTTTGCCGCCTGCGGGCGGCAAACTCTGCGAGGCCTTTAATGTGTTAATAGTATGCCAAAAAAATGCCGCTGTCAACCCTTTTTGTGAGGCGAGTCAGGGGAAAAGTTGCAGGGGCGATTGTAGGGGGGTGTAGGGGCGGACGACTCTGCCCGAGCGGTGCGTTGGGGTATTGATCGTGCGTCCGGGCGGGGCAGAGCCCCGCCCGGACAGGCGGATGGATTATTTCCGGGAGAGAACGGTGCCGTCGTTTTTGTGAATGCTGTTTTCGGCCAGCACGCCCCGGACGCAGGAGGTGGGATAGATGATGCTGTGGCGGCCGATAACGGAACCGGGGTTCAGGACGCTGTTGCAGCCCACCTCCACAAAGTCGCCCAGCATGGCGCCCACCTTTTTGCGGCCGGTGTCTATGCGCTCATCGCCGCAGCGGACCACCACCGGCAGCTTGTCGCTCTTTACATTGGAGGTGATGGACCCGGCGCCCATGTGAGACTTATAGCCCAGGATGGAATCGCCTACATAGTTATAATGGGGGGTCTGTACACCGTCGAAGAGGATGACATTTTTCAGCTCCACGGAGTTGCCCACCACGCAGCCGGCCCCCACCAGGGCGCTGCCCCGGATGAAGGCACAGTGGCGCACCTCCGTCTCCGGGCCGATGATGCAGGGGCCGCCCAGGAAGGCGGTGGGGGCCACGGTGGCGGTTTTATGCACCCAGACCTGGGGGGAAACCTCGTCGTAGTCCTCCAGAGTGGGGCCCACGGAGAGGATGAAGTCCTTTATGCCCGCCAGGGCCTCCCAGGGGTAGGTGAATTGGGCGAGATAGTCCTTGGCGATGGTGTGATCCAGGTCGAACAGGTCTTTTATAGTCAGCATGATGTTCTCCTTGTATTATTATAGTGTATGTTTGGATAAAACGGATTGCCGCGGGTGCGCTGCGCCCGCACAATGCCATGGGATTTTGCATGGTGCCATTGTAGCACCCCCGCCGGCTTTTGTAAATATGTTCAAAAATTGTTTACAGGGTGGGCATTTACATTTGAAATTTGATGCGTTACAATATGGTCAATAATAGTCAAGTGAGATGCGTGGGCATCTCTTTTTACACGAAGGGAGCGTTTTTCATGCGCAAAAAGCAATTCAAGGCCGAGTCCAAGCGGCTGCTGGACCTGATGGTGAACTCCATCTACACCCATAAGGAGATCTTCCTGCGGGAGATCATTTCCAACGCCTCGGACGCCATTGATAAGCTCTGCTATCTGTCCCTGACAGACGATAAGGTGGGGCTGAACCGGGGTGACTTTGCCATTACCATTTCGGTGGACAAGGATGCCCGTACCCTCACCGTCAGCGACAACGGCATCGGCATGAGCGCGGACGAGCTGGAGAACAACCTGGGCGTCATCGCCTCCAGCGGCAGCTATAAGTTCCGCCGGGAGCAGAGCGAGGACGCGGATACCGACATCATCGGCCAGTTCGGCGTGGGCTTTTACTCGGCCTTCATGGTGGCCGACCACATCACCGTGGTGACGAAGAAATACGGCGAGACCCAGGCCTGGAAGTGGGAGTCCTCCGGCGCGGAGGGCTACACCGTTACCGAGGCGGAGCGGGACGCCGTAGGCACGGACATCATCATGCACATCAAAGAGGACGGCGAGGAGGCCGGGGAATTCAGCCGCTATTTGGAGGACTGGACCATTAAGAGCCTGGTGAAAAAATACTCCGACTACATCCGCTTCCCCATTAAAATGCTCCTGCCCCATTCGGTGAAAAAGCCCGACAGCCCCGACGATAAGCCTGAGTATGAGACGGTGTATGAGTGGGAGACCCTCAACAGCATGGTGCCCCTGTGGCAGCGGAAAAAGAGCGAGGTCACCAAGGAGGAGTACGACGAATTTTACCAGCAGCGCTTCGGCGAGATGGCCCCGCCCCAGAGCGTTATCTCCGTGTCCGCCGAGGGCGCGGTGACCTACAAGGCCCTGCTGTTCCTCCCCTCTAAGGTGCCGAATCTGTACTACACCCAGGACTTTAAGCCGGGCCTGCAGCTCTACTCCGCGGGGGTCATGATCATGGACCACTGTCAGGAGCTGCTGCCGGAGTATTTCAGCTTCGTCCGGGGCGTGGTAGACTCTCCGGACCTGAGCCTGAATATCTCCCGAGAGCTTTTGCAGCACGACAGACAGCTGAAGATCATCTCCTCCAACCTGGAAAAGAAGATCATTTCTGAGCTGAAGAAGATGCTCTCCGACGACCGGGCGGGCTACGAGAAGTTCTATGAGAACTTTGGCCGGGCCCTGAAGGTGGGCGTGCTGAACCAGTTCGGCGAAAAGCGGGAGAGCCTCCAGGAGCTGCTGCTGTTCTACTCCTCTACGGAGAAGAAGCTCGTAACCCTCCGGGAGTATGCAGACCGTATGCCCGAGAGCCAGAAGTATATTTATTATGCCGCCGGGGACACCCTGGAGGCAATCGACAGCCTGCCCCAGACGGAGCTTTTGAAGGAGCGGGGCACGGAGATCCTCTACTGCACCGACCGGGCGGACGAGTTCCTGGCGGACAGCCTGCGCACCTACGACGGCAAGGAGTTCCGCTCCGCCGTGGACGGCGACCTGGGCCTGGAGGACGAGCCCAAGCCCCAGGAGAGCGAGAGCGACAAGGAGTGCCTGGCGTTCATCAAGGAGACCCTGGGGGACCGGGTGGACGAGGTGAAGGCATCGCAGAAGCTCAAGAGCCACCCGGTGTGCATGACCAGCGGCGACGGCCTGACCTTTGAAATGGAGAAGTATTTCCAGGCGGTGCAGCCGGAGCTGTCCATGAAGGCCAAGCGCATTTTGGAGGTGAATGTGGCCCACCCGGCCTTTCTGAAGCTGGAGAGCGTCCGGGCTACCGATCCGGAGCTTGCCAAGAAGTACGCGGAGGTGCTGTATAACCAGGCGCTGCTCATTGCGGGCCTG
This is a stretch of genomic DNA from Vescimonas fastidiosa. It encodes these proteins:
- the mgtE gene encoding magnesium transporter, coding for MFDREEELDRYLDEIKDMLRRKQYAAVRDLLLPLEPPDIAMLLEEAGEEFMPLLYRLLPKELAAEVFVELESDSQEMLINGFSNTELKEVLDELYLDDAVDIVEEMPASVVIRILDKATPEMRKSINEMLQYPEDSAGSIMNVEYLSLKKDMTVADAFKRIRRIGGELETINILYVTDPTRHLQGVLSVRDLLLADEDDRIEEIMDPNVVSVTTLDDKEDVAQAMSKYDYLAMPVVDQENRLIGIVTVDDAMDVMEEETTEDFEKMAAMLPSDKPYLKTSIYSTWKARIPWLMVLMLSATFTGLILNHYESKLAACLVLNAYIPMLSGTGGNSGTQASVAVIRALSLDEVDFSDLLQVLWKELRVSFLCGVCLASANFVKMLLVDRMLLGNDAVTITVCTVVCLTILFVVIFAKCVGCALPLLAEKVGLDPAVMASPFISTIVDATSLLIYFALASAFIPALHTM
- the htpG gene encoding molecular chaperone HtpG; this translates as MRKKQFKAESKRLLDLMVNSIYTHKEIFLREIISNASDAIDKLCYLSLTDDKVGLNRGDFAITISVDKDARTLTVSDNGIGMSADELENNLGVIASSGSYKFRREQSEDADTDIIGQFGVGFYSAFMVADHITVVTKKYGETQAWKWESSGAEGYTVTEAERDAVGTDIIMHIKEDGEEAGEFSRYLEDWTIKSLVKKYSDYIRFPIKMLLPHSVKKPDSPDDKPEYETVYEWETLNSMVPLWQRKKSEVTKEEYDEFYQQRFGEMAPPQSVISVSAEGAVTYKALLFLPSKVPNLYYTQDFKPGLQLYSAGVMIMDHCQELLPEYFSFVRGVVDSPDLSLNISRELLQHDRQLKIISSNLEKKIISELKKMLSDDRAGYEKFYENFGRALKVGVLNQFGEKRESLQELLLFYSSTEKKLVTLREYADRMPESQKYIYYAAGDTLEAIDSLPQTELLKERGTEILYCTDRADEFLADSLRTYDGKEFRSAVDGDLGLEDEPKPQESESDKECLAFIKETLGDRVDEVKASQKLKSHPVCMTSGDGLTFEMEKYFQAVQPELSMKAKRILEVNVAHPAFLKLESVRATDPELAKKYAEVLYNQALLIAGLPLADPSGYTDLVCSLWS
- a CDS encoding acyltransferase, whose translation is MLTIKDLFDLDHTIAKDYLAQFTYPWEALAGIKDFILSVGPTLEDYDEVSPQVWVHKTATVAPTAFLGGPCIIGPETEVRHCAFIRGSALVGAGCVVGNSVELKNVILFDGVQTPHYNYVGDSILGYKSHMGAGSITSNVKSDKLPVVVRCGDERIDTGRKKVGAMLGDFVEVGCNSVLNPGSVIGRHSIIYPTSCVRGVLAENSIHKNDGTVLSRK